The Musa acuminata AAA Group cultivar baxijiao chromosome BXJ2-2, Cavendish_Baxijiao_AAA, whole genome shotgun sequence genome contains the following window.
CGAAGGCGATGAATGCAAGGTTCCCTGCCTCTGCAAAGCTCCCAACTGCAGGAAGTTCATGAACTAGATATCTGTATATCTCCACACCAATTCTTTTGCAAATAGTCTCTCTTCTTGTGTTTCCCCCCTCTATTTTAACCTCCCCTGTCATGGTCAAATCCATCACTTGGTAttcaaattttccttttttttttttttccttcttccaaaCAAGTGGATGTCAAGGGTCAAAAATCACGAGACTCACATTCTTTGTAAAAATAACTTTGATGTAGCAGCTGCATGTCAATTAATGTGGCATTTCCTTTCAGAATTTGCATGACTCGCGCGCCTTTGGTTAGCTTTAGCGGTGGTATTTCTTCTATTTTCTGAGTAATACATTGGCatgcacatatacatatacatatatatgtacatgtgtaggtatgtatgtgtgtgtatatgtgtgtatgtgtatatatatatatatatatatatatatatatatttgaactcatgatgataaaattagaatatttttttttcctactCACAGACTCATATCCttagtttttttattaatttctaaTTCCAATCTTCCTCCCCAATCTGACAGCCGTGGTTTGGCAATACACTAATTTGGCCAGTATTAatagataaaattattatttttacttttgaatcctaaataATTCGATTAGGAGTTCAATGAAATATCAATCACTCTATTATAACAATCGAATATAAGATTTTATACACCTTAAAATTTAAAGGAtgaaaagatattattttaagGTCTTATACTCGCTATGTAGCATTGAATGGGCTACAatgaagattttttttatctattccgTATCATACAAATTAACAAGtcaacataatcaaaatattatattcatagaaataaaatgataaaacGGATCCTTTGTTCTAATGTTTTAAATCattctattcttttatttttttaaaatattttttgaaaaagtcTATTGATTGAATCAAATTTAATTCAGTGAAATCTTtcactaactttttttttttattcaagaatattttataaaactaTTTGACCTACGAATTTGGAgcatatttattattttcatgtGATTCACACGTCGTCAAGCAAGCGAAATTTCAAGAGAAGATGTTGGAAAGATAGGACCAGGAGTTGGATTGGGAAAAGCGCACTTTTGACTCTCTGCACGGTTTGCCATCAGATTGGCCGAGATACGTAATTGGGGAGTTGTATGAAAACTGAAGTGGCCACCAAAGTTGAGAGACTTTATTCAAGAAGCTATAGCCTGAACGAAAGAAAATGCAACCGGAATATTCCTATTTCATGGTTACTAAAAGTTAGGATAAGGTTGAAACTTGAGTTTGAGAAAGCTGTCTTGGATGGGACAAAGTGCTCCTTGGATATTTTTGGGAGTTCGTTGGCGATCATCAAAATGGGGGCTCCTTTTTGGAAAGCGGATAGAGAGAGtcccacaatatatatatatatatatatatatatatatatatatatatatatatatatatatatatatatatatatatatatatatatatatatatatatatatatatatatatatatatatatatatatattttcaaaatataaaatttttatttaaattattttttatcaaaaaaaaaaaccaactgTTCTTGCTTGAACTGTGGTCCTATACGATTGGATTAAAAATACCttttcattttagattttttactgggaggtatctttttttatttttttcttgacaaGATAATATTTCTCTTGCCCCTTagtttcaaaattatttttgaaaGAACATTCAAAACTATTGTCATGCCTTGTGTATGAATCAATCTGTGGGGTTAATCTGCTAATTTATATCAAAGTTACTATTTTGATAAACTTACACATGGTAGTACATATTGATGTTTTGAAGATGAAGAAATTGTGGAAGACATAGtaaaggagggagaaggaagaaaaaaaggaaaaaaaaaggagatgatagagaataagaaagaaaataagatggtggaagaaaaaaataaagtgaTGAAGGAGAAAAAGAGATAGACGATGACGAATGACAATGATGGCGTTAAATAGTAGTGGTGACATATTATAACATCATAAGAAAAGGATAACAATAAGGTTAAAAAGTAGTGATAATGATAATGACATCACAAGAAGAGGATAGGCAAGAGAAAGAAAGCTTACATTCTCAAAACCCTAATTGCtgttctaatttattttttttatatattaagttGGACAAAACTATTAGAAAAGAAGATAATCCATCCATATATCTATCCAAAAAATATTACAATATACATATAATTATTGTTGTATCTACTattgaaataatatataataatttattttatttatatttatttaaatataatataatataaaatactaTTTcgtattataatataaatttaaactTGTTCGATTTAATGAGTTAAAAATGGGTGTCTTAGACAGAGTAACCCCGCACTACCCTCTGTCAATAACCATACGACTACCATCCACTCAGGTTCTCACCGGGCCCACAACTTACCGGTCAGGTTCATGAGTACCAGCGGATTAGATAATGGATGGGATTGTTTAAGGTGGTGAGTAGCGCGCCATCACCGACGGGGTGTCCCACAGCAGTGGGAGGCGAGGGTGTtgcacattgggcggtaccaacaGCCGCTCACCTTTCGGTCACACACACACGACGACGCGTTACACCAAAacacagaaagagagagagagagagagagagagagaggcataacGGCACATGATGATATATGATTGGATTAAGAGCTTCGCAGATAAAAGGAAGGAACACACGTACCTCTAGGCACCCATCCATCCATCACGACATCCTTCGGCCTCAGCCTCCCCTGTACCAGGACATGCACAGATGAGATGGAACATCTGAAAGAACACAAGTTGCAGAGTCACCTGAGATTGTATCATCAGCATACCACTTTGGTGAAATCACTCTAAGGTCGCCAGTCACCATAATGTGGAGGGGCAAACGTATGAATATTCGATGCGGGGAAATAGaaagataaacaaaaaaaaaaaggaggagcaaatggaggggggggggggaccgATGACATATATCAAAGAGGAGAAAAACCAACCACCGACCATGGCCTTAAAGAAGATGGCATTAATTAGCAAGGAGATTAAATTGTTCAATGTGTATTTTCAACCGAAATAGAAGGTATCCCACTTACACTTCCCTTATATTCTCCCATTGAGGCCTCACTAGCTTCAGAACCGTGGTGGTCACCACAGGAAATGAAGTCTGAATTGTGATCCACTGCGATGCCAGGACAATCGGTGTCCTCCACAACAGTGTTGCCTCCTGCTTTCATATTATTAGTTGAATCAAAATCACAAAGGGGTGCCCTCTCCATGGAACCCCTGTCAGCCCCACCCTGCTGTACCTTCTCGTTACCAGAGGTTTCTGGAGacacttctttcttctcctcagAATAGATGATGGGTGCCGGCACAGCATGTTTACCATTGACCCTTCCTTTCTGCTTCTCGTAGAGGGACATGGCTCTCTGCATATTCACATAAACCAACAAAAAAGATCATCAGTTTGCCAAGAGCAATTGTTCATCGATATCTCAAGCAAATTACTAACAGGTCGAACAACACTAGAGCAACTTCGGCCAAAGTCGATTGAAATTCTCCAACACAACTTTTTTATGGCTTCAATCACAAGTATTTCACAAGCATTCTTAATATAAATTAGGAACTCAGGACTATAAGACAGCCGAAACAGTACGGTACAATATTGCATAGTGTACCTAATGGATGGCCAtatgtaaaaaatatatttaatattgaatgatatattaaattttaaaaacctTACCTGTATTGTATTGCCTTTATGAATTCAGATACAGCTGGTAAGGTACAACTATGGATCATCATACTAATACATTGTACGAGTtaaacagaaaaaaaagaaaagggaggAGAAGGCAGCAAAGGAACCAAAGGAGAAAAACACAGgacaagaagaggaagatgaggagacagcaaacataccaaaagatgatGGGAGTGGTGGAGATCCGAGGCAACAACAAAGGCCAAGGCACGGTAAGAGAGGAGAAAACAACATTCAACAATTGCTTTTATCCACCCATatttaataagtttaaaatttctCCTTCTAAGAACAAAACCAGACAcccatatttaaaaaatatatatccttCTTCAAACCAGATAGGGTGAAATCATCCAGTTCATGTACCAGACTTCAGGCAAATAAGTAAACACCAGATTGTATCGAGCGCTACACTCATTTAGAACATCGGCTAGACCGATATAAATTCAGACATTATGACAGATATATCAATCATATTTCACAATTAAGGAAAATCTCTAGTAAATCAAGAAAAAGTCAGATGAACAAAAAAGGTCAATgcatcaatataaaataataaaccaGTAACATCTTATATTAATATGGGTAAGTTCAACATTTAAAAATATATGGCTATTTGGCTATCCAGACACAGACAGACCACTGCCCATCCGTGCATCCATGTTTAAAAGACCCCAAATAACAAAATTTTGAGTACAAATAAAAAGCATAACCAACTTCATCCACTTATGCAAATGGAATTTGGAAGGACATTTTCTAAACCGCTTTCACCTCTAAATCTGCATGTGGAAAAATCAATGTGCAACTAAACCAAAGTTTGTGCATATCCAGTGTACAAACTACAAGCTGGTTGAGGGAAAAATATAGATATAGAAAACAGAACTCACAGGAAATCCCTTCTCGAAAGAAACTACTGAAAAAGCTTTATCGTGTCTACCTATACAAATCTTTACATAAATAAAAAGCGAAACTTCATAAAAGGCAGCTATACCTTGAAAACAATATCTTTTGTGGTCGGCAAGAATGAGTTCAAAACAGAACTCGTACTTCTCATTTTCACTATGCTGCCATCTTTGTTGGTCTGAAACAGAATGAATAAATTAACAAAGTTCATAACATGAGAAACAAAACACAATCGAAAGCTATATTTCTTGTTGATAACATTCAATACCTGGAAGCATCCGTGAGTACCCAAACTGCAGGTGTCACTAACATTCAATGTTCCCAATAGGGAAGTGCACTTTTTGTACAACTCCAAACCCACAAGATTAGGTGAGATATCTATCCTGGAAAGATAATTGGCACCATTCTCGGTTATCTTATCACTTGGCATATTTGAGGGCTCAAATGCTTTCTTGGTTACAGCCTTTCGGGGAAGCTCAACATCACTCTTAGCAGGGAGTAAATCAGTTGATAGCTTTGGTTCAATGCTTTGAAAAGGCAAATGTTTTAAATGGGTAAGTTCATCAGTCAAAGAATGTACTGATGATTCCCGTTCTTTCTTAAATACATGAATGTCTGTATTATTACCATTTTGCCCCTTCCACATAACAGAGCCAGTTTCCCAACCTCTACCGTCTATTAGCTGACTATTCTCATCCAATTCTTGACTACCATAGATATGGGACTCATTGTTGAACATACCATTATTTCTATCCCACATCTGCATGTGAGGATGACATAGTTGATCAACTGGATTATGCCAAAGAAATGGCCGACCATGACCATGAAACCTCTCAGCCATCTCATGCATGTGATAAGAAACCCCACCATGGATCAAATCCATGGAGGGTCTAACACCAAATAAAGGCGAAGCTGAGAACTGGGAAATGGCTGGATGAAATCCAGCAGGAGGTGGCCCACGTTGTAAGGGAATAAAACCATTTGTAACTGGAGAAGGCCAATTCGGGGGACCTTTCCAAACATTTGCATGTCCTTTTCCATATCCGAGATCACCTATCCGCTTATAACGGTTATAAGATTTGTGATCACTACTCTGAACTTTATTATCATCTTGATATGAGCCCAAGACAGAAGGACTGTCAATTCCAAGCCTTGCAGGTGGCAGAGGGCGGAGGTGATTAGGTGAATAGTCAGAGTAACCACTTTGATTAATAGATGATGGGCCAATAGTTGACTCCCTAACACAAACATCAGTCTGAGATACGTCATCTAGGTTCAGCTTTTCTGAAGCCGACTCCCCTTTTTCTCCATTTTTTGAACTGCTAGTCCTTTGTCCTATTTCAATATCAAGGCGTTGCCTTGCAGTTCTGTCATATTTTGAGGGAGATCTTTCTTGAAACCGACGACCACTATTAGCTGAAGATCTTCCCTTTGATTGATTTGGTGATCTTGTAGTCCTATCATACTTTGAAACAGCAATTTCGACAAAAACTTCACCTGAATGGATGTCATCCTTTGTGGTCAACTTCCCTGAACGAGCACCAGATACTTTGTCACGAAGTCCTGATGAAGTCAAACTGTCTCCTTTACAATTTGTAATAGCACGGAGTCTCCCTTCCGGTGCTGACTCCCTATGTGCAGATTCTGCAAGCTTTGATATATCCCTGTAAACAAAGACAAAACaaacattagcaaaggaaccggaGGCTTCCACTAAGGTTTATAAAAGGGCAAACTGCAATAGAAGTGTCAACACCAGAACCAGGCAGTCccataaagaaaatatttccttAAGCCTGAAAGGCTTGAGCAGAATAAGTTAATTCGGTCTCAACTAAAACCTGGCAGAAACTCGGCCTCATTTCTAATGGTAAATCATGCAAGGAGCACGCACACGCTGTATTTTGACTAAAAAGCCTATACCTGGTTCAGACTGGGTAGGGTTTAGGCCAAAGTCGAGGAACATTGACAACCCTAAGGCCGAATAGAACAGACCACAACATCAACCACCAGGAAAGTTGTAATAAGAAAAGCAAACACCAGATCACCATTTATCACCCACCCAAttaaagattatatatatgatgcaagcatagcacctCACACCTAGTACAAATCAGATGCTTACAGCAGTGAACCTTTATTGTTGTAGTAATCATAGTCCACCATGGAGTAGTAACTAGAAATTAAAAGGTAGTAGAAGATAGATTTACTATATTATAATAATTACAATGTCGAAGAAATGGGACCTTTGAGGACTCACCTGCATGGAACTCTACTAATATTCAGTTTGCTTGTCTAGCCCAGTATAAAGTAAAGCTAGGTGACTCTGAGTTAAAGAAAATGAAATCCGAAAGCACATTGCTGACAGGTATGTCAAACTAGAAGGCACCAAGCAATCTTCCATTACAAATAATACCATCCTTGATGGTGATGTTTCCATTATATTTAGATGGGGAAAAAAAGGATGAAACTTCAATTGTCTTGTCCAATAAAAAAAATGCAACACTACTACCCTTAGCTCTATATCAATGCAAGCAAAAGGACACAATACCCCAAGTCTCCTTTCGGGACCAGAGACAAACTTATAATGTTCCCAGTAAATACTGCTCAAACATATTGTAAATCCACAAATTTTTAATTGCATGCTTCCACATGCCCGGCATATGGCATAGATAGACTCCTAAGCATAACAAACTCTTATGCTGCATGCATGTTAGTGCAaccaatttatttttaaaaataaactatctaaaaagaaaaattaaaaggcAGATAGCCAACTGTCCAACAGTCACCAAAACTAGAAGAAAACAAAAGTGACAAAAATGAGATTAAAGTGATACGTACAATGATTTTAGAGCAAAAACATACCTGTTATAATCTTTACCAGCATATGTGCTGGAGGAGGTGGAGCCTCTCAGTCGGTTATTTTTCGGGCTTGAATCAGCCTTATCTGCATGTTGAGACTCTGACCTAGATTTATCATTACGGGATCCAGTCCTGCCGGTGCTTGATACATTTTTCTCAACAAGTTCATGTCGCTCCTTTGCACCTCTTATTTTCACGTCACCACGATCATCCCTTTCATCAGAATACCTTTTCCTTCCTCTGCTATCCTTAAGCTTGGTGTCAAGGTCATCAACATAAGAAGTTCCATC
Protein-coding sequences here:
- the LOC135605484 gene encoding uncharacterized protein LOC135605484, with protein sequence MPRGSRHRSHRSHKHSRDRSDSEEFESPRERRTRDEESTAISGARVSRDLEPEKRRLSNENAGKEVMSSSNGDTSGEKKRKAREDEVVVVADRWNGGQEDDHKRWKGEEFGHVLENSSRSKASDSKASSSRRHEVSDVRGEDRGGKNDSVKEKSEKTSSRRENSYYKDGSERGSNKEGETHDSRLDKSDDLRTRKHGTRVGAGTEEIATKNYTKINDKQSQDVVHSAETEKGLEKHMRRRESREDSEDKDKLLDDSRDFDDRRLSYRDDYSLKRSYKDEKHEDAKYRGKYRIDNEKDKKHNDDKYQDEWSSKDHTSGKSDKCHFRDDIKSLETHYKKNKLHNTDHDGTSYVDDLDTKLKDSRGRKRYSDERDDRGDVKIRGAKERHELVEKNVSSTGRTGSRNDKSRSESQHADKADSSPKNNRLRGSTSSSTYAGKDYNRDISKLAESAHRESAPEGRLRAITNCKGDSLTSSGLRDKVSGARSGKLTTKDDIHSGEVFVEIAVSKYDRTTRSPNQSKGRSSANSGRRFQERSPSKYDRTARQRLDIEIGQRTSSSKNGEKGESASEKLNLDDVSQTDVCVRESTIGPSSINQSGYSDYSPNHLRPLPPARLGIDSPSVLGSYQDDNKVQSSDHKSYNRYKRIGDLGYGKGHANVWKGPPNWPSPVTNGFIPLQRGPPPAGFHPAISQFSASPLFGVRPSMDLIHGGVSYHMHEMAERFHGHGRPFLWHNPVDQLCHPHMQMWDRNNGMFNNESHIYGSQELDENSQLIDGRGWETGSVMWKGQNGNNTDIHVFKKERESSVHSLTDELTHLKHLPFQSIEPKLSTDLLPAKSDVELPRKAVTKKAFEPSNMPSDKITENGANYLSRIDISPNLVGLELYKKCTSLLGTLNVSDTCSLGTHGCFQTNKDGSIVKMRSTSSVLNSFLPTTKDIVFKRAMSLYEKQKGRVNGKHAVPAPIIYSEEKKEVSPETSGNEKVQQGGADRGSMERAPLCDFDSTNNMKAGGNTVVEDTDCPGIAVDHNSDFISCGDHHGSEASEASMGEYKGSVSGIPSISVENTH